The Paraflavitalea devenefica genome contains a region encoding:
- a CDS encoding LIC_13387 family protein: MATYNLAKTFLVLGAIPFLLLGLLHIVLIILDIKKPGALSPDDKHVRIAMHYTRLRISSQTTMWKAWTGLNVSHGAAQAIFGLWTMLMSLFHFDAFLYYRLLAPLIIFAGLYYGWLAIKYWFKFPAILIGLGVGCFGTAYIIILTMPVNMPLNQI, from the coding sequence ATGGCAACATATAATTTGGCAAAAACATTCCTGGTGCTGGGGGCCATACCCTTTCTGCTATTGGGATTACTGCATATTGTATTGATCATATTGGATATAAAAAAGCCAGGCGCTTTATCTCCCGATGACAAACACGTTCGTATTGCCATGCATTATACACGGCTCAGGATATCTTCCCAAACAACCATGTGGAAAGCCTGGACAGGGCTCAATGTAAGCCATGGCGCAGCACAGGCCATTTTCGGTTTGTGGACGATGCTCATGAGCCTTTTTCATTTTGATGCCTTTTTATACTATCGGTTATTGGCGCCTTTAATTATTTTCGCAGGCCTGTATTACGGTTGGCTGGCCATCAAATACTGGTTTAAGTTTCCAGCTATCCTGATAGGTTTGGGAGTAGGATGCTTTGGTACGGCTTATATAATTATATTGACCATGCCCGTAAATATGCCATTAAACCAGATTTAA
- a CDS encoding T9SS type A sorting domain-containing protein, which translates to MKHLSFSFLFLLIISSTIMAQTPPATWQEHWFEHNQLLNRKFYDNDVAVYYDNDVSASVTWPYAFAGDVWRYTKSVYGSFGSDPHLFAIFHTNKYSGGHPSTYFDASHDYRNVIDVGPGPWTSGANNDLDIVTHEVAHIVEGASKGIKNSPAFGIWGDSKWAEIFIYDVYRGLGRTSDVTRWYNLMINGTSSFPRANTYWFRDWFYPIYSAYGGTQTLNRYFTLLSQYFPKSGSAYSRSMNWGEFIHFWSGAAGVNLKPLATTAFGWPASYETQFNQARIDFPFTYPDGAVTVYKDCSYGGYAVPLLPGSYTLAQLQAKGILNDDISSLRVQSGYKVTLYWDDNFGGSTLVKTADDDCLVNDGWNDKVSSLVVASTVAVNAQGSTAVTTQRTPDEPATVKAGFEIVPNPVSNQLYIMTAEDLSGGLVRVYDIAGRQVLNARPITNRVDVSKLTAGIYTLVFTKEGKSVTRRFVK; encoded by the coding sequence ATGAAACACCTTTCCTTTTCTTTCCTATTCCTGTTGATCATAAGCAGTACTATCATGGCGCAAACGCCGCCTGCTACCTGGCAGGAACACTGGTTTGAACACAACCAGTTGCTCAACAGAAAGTTTTACGACAATGATGTGGCCGTTTATTACGACAATGACGTAAGCGCTTCCGTAACCTGGCCTTATGCTTTTGCGGGCGATGTATGGCGCTATACCAAGTCGGTGTACGGTAGCTTTGGCAGCGATCCCCACCTGTTTGCCATCTTTCATACCAACAAATACAGTGGCGGTCACCCCTCCACGTATTTTGACGCCAGCCATGATTACCGGAATGTCATCGACGTAGGCCCCGGCCCCTGGACCAGCGGCGCCAACAATGACCTGGATATTGTAACCCATGAAGTGGCCCATATTGTGGAAGGGGCCAGCAAGGGCATCAAGAATTCGCCGGCCTTTGGCATCTGGGGCGATAGCAAGTGGGCCGAAATATTCATCTATGATGTATACCGCGGACTTGGCCGCACCAGTGATGTAACCCGCTGGTATAACCTTATGATCAATGGCACCAGCAGTTTTCCCCGCGCGAATACCTATTGGTTCCGCGACTGGTTTTATCCCATTTACAGTGCTTATGGAGGCACGCAAACCCTGAACAGGTATTTTACCCTCTTGTCGCAATACTTTCCCAAAAGTGGCAGTGCTTACAGCCGCAGTATGAACTGGGGTGAGTTTATTCACTTCTGGAGCGGGGCGGCCGGAGTGAACCTGAAGCCGCTGGCCACCACTGCTTTCGGCTGGCCGGCCAGCTATGAAACGCAATTCAACCAGGCGCGTATTGATTTTCCATTCACCTATCCCGACGGGGCAGTTACCGTGTACAAGGATTGCTCCTATGGAGGTTATGCAGTCCCCTTGCTGCCGGGTAGTTATACACTGGCGCAGTTGCAGGCCAAAGGCATACTCAATGATGACATCTCTTCCCTGCGTGTACAAAGCGGATATAAGGTAACCTTATACTGGGATGATAATTTCGGGGGCAGCACGCTGGTGAAGACGGCTGATGATGATTGCCTGGTGAATGATGGCTGGAATGACAAGGTTTCCTCGCTGGTAGTAGCTTCTACAGTAGCGGTAAATGCGCAAGGATCAACGGCTGTAACTACACAACGCACGCCGGATGAACCGGCCACTGTTAAAGCGGGATTCGAAATAGTTCCTAATCCTGTGAGCAACCAGCTTTATATAATGACTGCGGAAGACCTGTCGGGCGGATTGGTAAGGGTATATGACATAGCGGGCAGGCAGGTACTGAATGCCAGGCCCATTACCAACCGGGTAGATGTATCAAAACTTACCGCTGGCATCTACACGCTCGTATTTACCAAAGAAGGTAAGTCTGTTACGAGGCGATTTGTAAAATAG
- a CDS encoding LytR/AlgR family response regulator transcription factor yields the protein MIKALIIDDEPVAANVLRMMLERHIPEISDLRIATRSEEALALLQNFAPQLVFLDIVMPEDNGFQLLGKMQGYEFEVIFTTAYNEYAIQAIRFSALDYLLKPIDADELKEAIRRYKEKLLHKKQTAELINNLQQNLQSHQQSNFKLAIPGEEGAIFFSPAEIIRCEGDSNYTWFYLTNNRKHLSARTVKEYEEILTQHNFLRIHKSHLVNKSFIQSYLNEGAVLLSNKLRLPVSRQRKAAVKAALGA from the coding sequence ATGATAAAAGCTTTAATTATAGATGATGAACCGGTGGCGGCAAATGTGCTGCGCATGATGCTGGAAAGGCATATTCCTGAAATAAGTGATCTGAGGATCGCCACACGCAGCGAAGAAGCGTTGGCCCTGCTGCAAAACTTTGCGCCGCAACTTGTTTTCCTGGATATCGTTATGCCGGAGGACAATGGTTTCCAGTTGCTCGGGAAAATGCAGGGGTATGAATTTGAAGTCATTTTTACTACCGCGTACAATGAATATGCCATACAGGCCATCCGTTTCAGCGCCCTGGACTATTTATTAAAGCCAATCGATGCCGATGAACTGAAAGAAGCCATCCGGCGATACAAAGAAAAGCTGCTCCATAAAAAACAGACGGCTGAACTCATCAACAACCTGCAACAAAACCTCCAATCTCACCAGCAATCCAACTTTAAATTGGCCATACCAGGGGAAGAAGGGGCCATCTTTTTTTCGCCTGCTGAGATCATACGTTGTGAAGGAGACAGCAATTATACCTGGTTTTACCTTACCAATAACCGGAAGCACCTGAGCGCCAGGACCGTTAAGGAGTATGAAGAAATTTTAACGCAACACAACTTTCTCCGCATCCATAAATCCCACCTGGTCAATAAATCCTTTATTCAAAGCTACCTGAATGAAGGAGCTGTATTACTATCAAACAAATTACGTTTACCGGTTTCCAGACAAAGGAAGGCGGCTGTTAAAGCTGCACTGGGAGCATAA
- a CDS encoding glycosyl hydrolase family 18 protein, with amino-acid sequence MKNRHYWHRITWCCLLLLFSGILSAQVTPPVSATTQQHSKQVIGYITQWDAWKEVANLVPKGGYNHLNVDYSQYTILNFSFFGVAQDGSLHSGDFRNKNIYQVGAVQAPSPLLNTDIYSSWDLYLLHGELETLYYISDGSYAYQQGYRNEGGGWKNVNTGETGSFPLAIHKQGGAPGLLELAHQKGVKVLASIGGWSMCKHYPEMAADATKRARFVADCQKLVNMGFDGIDFDWEYPNDAGMNIEHYGPADFTNFAILLEQVRAAIGSTKLMTSCFAAPPSKLQGFDWPRLSNTLNYFNMMTYDYNGGWSNKAGHNAPLYDYPGAEYSGFSIHATVQGLRQLGVNMSKVNIGAPFYGRGVITSSAAALNGATVKRAETVQPDGPIQTCADYTNWAKDLWDGTPNYANIQLTTGAGSGWTDHWDDVAKVPYKTKGNYFLSYDNERSVGEKAQYIKDNGLAGVIIWQVYGDMTNMTSSTVAKGKLIHCPNTTSPLVNKINAVFAAGSTGNVAPVVSLTAPANNAVYTAPAAITLQATASDADGSVAKVDFYNGTTLLGSDATSPYSFAWNNVGVGTYSIKAIATDNAGATTTSSISSVTVNNGPVVSTGKVIVGYWHNWGSATASPPYIRLRDVNPNYNVIQVAFGSSAADYATISFVPENTTTADFIADIQYLQSQGRKVLLSLGGQNGTIVLTSAAQKQAFVTSMKALLDQYNFDGFDIDIEGGLSLQLDNGDNNFTAPTTPKVVNMIAAIKEIINYRKGQGKDCWLTMAPETYYVQTAYGSNYSPLVGAYLPLIYGLRNELTVIHPQYYNTGSVMGMDNRVYSQATPDFIVAMTEMLLYGFPVAGTGMTFPALREDQVAFGLPAVPAAAPSGGYLAPASVKQALDYLTKGTSFGGQYTLRKPSGYPGLRGIMTWSINWDKTNNDEFATNYYNYFLGTNPGNTPPTVSITAPANNASFTAPANITIQATAADADGSVTKVDFYNGATLLGTDATSPYSYAWNSVGNGTYNLTARATDNQGAVTTSAVVTITVGSGGGNCNGIAAWSATAVYTSGNQVVYNNKVYQAKWWTQGNQPDINTGDGLPWAYVRDCSGGTGNTAPTVSITAPAANASFTAPASITIQATAADADGTVSQVEFYNGATLLGSDATSPYSFSWTNIAAGSYTITAKATDNAGAQTTSTAVSITVTSTGGGVNCTGVAAYQPYPKIYNNGDLVVYNNVLYQSQSDNLYNVTPGTADWWWKPMGTCGSGLTASRSAATGKATMDEVADAGGFSISPNPVRNQLNIRTGESLTGATIRVVDANGRQVLAPRAATYKVDVSALTPGVYTLIFTKKDKVITKQFVK; translated from the coding sequence ATGAAGAACCGACACTATTGGCACCGAATTACCTGGTGCTGTTTATTACTATTGTTCTCAGGCATACTTTCGGCCCAGGTAACGCCACCAGTCTCTGCAACCACGCAGCAACACAGCAAGCAGGTCATTGGTTATATTACCCAATGGGATGCTTGGAAGGAAGTTGCCAACCTCGTACCCAAAGGCGGGTACAATCATTTGAATGTGGACTATTCACAATACACCATCCTCAATTTTTCTTTCTTTGGTGTGGCGCAGGATGGTTCGCTGCACAGCGGTGATTTCCGCAATAAGAACATTTACCAGGTGGGTGCTGTACAGGCGCCATCTCCCCTGTTGAATACAGATATCTACAGCAGTTGGGACCTCTACCTGCTGCATGGCGAGCTGGAAACCCTCTATTATATTTCGGATGGCAGCTATGCTTATCAGCAAGGGTATCGCAATGAAGGCGGTGGATGGAAGAATGTGAACACCGGCGAAACAGGCAGCTTCCCCCTGGCGATCCATAAGCAAGGCGGTGCGCCCGGCCTGCTGGAGCTGGCACATCAGAAAGGGGTGAAGGTACTGGCTTCCATCGGCGGATGGAGTATGTGCAAGCATTATCCCGAAATGGCGGCCGATGCTACCAAACGGGCACGGTTTGTAGCCGACTGCCAGAAGCTGGTGAACATGGGTTTTGACGGCATTGACTTTGACTGGGAATATCCCAACGATGCGGGCATGAACATAGAGCACTATGGCCCGGCCGACTTTACCAACTTTGCGATCCTGCTGGAACAGGTGCGCGCAGCTATTGGCAGCACTAAACTCATGACCTCCTGTTTTGCCGCGCCACCTTCCAAGTTGCAGGGATTCGACTGGCCAAGGCTGAGCAATACGCTCAATTATTTCAACATGATGACCTATGATTACAATGGTGGCTGGAGCAACAAGGCAGGACACAATGCACCATTGTATGACTATCCCGGTGCCGAATATTCCGGATTTTCCATACATGCTACTGTGCAGGGGCTTCGCCAGTTGGGGGTGAACATGAGCAAAGTGAATATTGGCGCTCCTTTCTATGGACGTGGAGTGATCACTTCATCGGCTGCGGCCTTGAATGGCGCTACCGTAAAACGCGCGGAGACTGTACAACCCGATGGACCTATACAGACCTGCGCCGATTATACCAACTGGGCCAAAGACCTCTGGGATGGCACCCCCAACTATGCCAATATCCAACTCACTACCGGCGCCGGATCGGGCTGGACAGATCATTGGGATGATGTGGCCAAAGTGCCTTATAAAACGAAAGGCAACTACTTCCTGAGTTATGACAATGAACGTTCTGTTGGTGAAAAAGCGCAATACATCAAGGACAATGGACTGGCCGGTGTGATCATCTGGCAGGTGTATGGAGATATGACCAACATGACCAGCAGCACCGTGGCAAAGGGAAAACTCATTCATTGCCCCAACACTACTTCACCCCTGGTGAATAAGATCAATGCCGTATTTGCTGCCGGCAGTACCGGTAATGTTGCCCCGGTGGTGAGCCTTACCGCGCCGGCCAATAATGCAGTATACACGGCACCTGCCGCTATTACCCTGCAAGCCACTGCCAGTGATGCAGACGGCTCCGTTGCCAAAGTGGATTTTTATAATGGCACCACCTTGCTGGGTTCAGATGCAACCAGCCCCTACAGCTTTGCCTGGAACAATGTAGGTGTTGGCACGTACAGCATCAAAGCCATAGCTACTGACAATGCCGGTGCTACCACTACTTCTTCCATCAGTTCGGTTACGGTGAACAATGGTCCTGTGGTATCAACCGGTAAAGTGATCGTAGGGTATTGGCACAACTGGGGATCTGCCACGGCTTCACCTCCCTATATCCGCCTGCGTGATGTGAATCCCAACTACAATGTGATCCAGGTAGCCTTTGGTAGCAGCGCTGCCGATTATGCTACCATCAGCTTTGTACCGGAAAATACCACCACTGCTGATTTTATTGCGGACATACAATACCTGCAATCACAGGGAAGAAAGGTATTACTTTCCCTGGGCGGACAAAACGGCACCATCGTTTTAACTTCAGCTGCGCAGAAACAAGCTTTCGTAACTTCTATGAAAGCCCTGCTGGACCAGTATAATTTCGATGGGTTTGATATTGATATAGAAGGCGGGCTTTCCCTGCAACTGGATAATGGGGATAATAATTTCACCGCCCCCACTACACCCAAAGTGGTCAATATGATCGCCGCCATCAAGGAGATCATTAACTACCGCAAAGGGCAGGGCAAAGATTGCTGGCTCACCATGGCGCCGGAAACCTACTATGTGCAAACAGCTTACGGGTCCAATTACTCGCCCCTCGTAGGCGCTTACCTGCCATTGATCTATGGCCTGCGGAATGAACTTACCGTCATTCACCCGCAGTATTACAATACAGGATCGGTGATGGGTATGGACAACAGGGTATATTCTCAGGCTACGCCCGACTTCATTGTGGCTATGACAGAGATGTTGCTCTATGGTTTCCCGGTAGCAGGCACCGGTATGACCTTCCCGGCGCTGCGGGAAGACCAGGTGGCGTTTGGCCTGCCTGCTGTTCCGGCGGCGGCTCCTTCCGGTGGTTATCTGGCGCCCGCCAGTGTGAAACAGGCGCTGGATTACCTTACCAAAGGCACTTCCTTCGGTGGCCAGTACACGCTCAGGAAACCATCCGGCTATCCCGGCCTGCGTGGCATCATGACCTGGTCTATCAACTGGGACAAGACCAACAATGATGAGTTTGCCACCAACTATTATAATTACTTCCTGGGTACCAATCCTGGCAATACGCCACCCACGGTAAGCATTACTGCCCCGGCCAACAATGCCAGCTTTACAGCGCCGGCCAATATAACCATACAGGCTACGGCGGCTGATGCAGATGGTTCTGTCACCAAGGTGGATTTTTACAATGGTGCTACTTTGCTGGGTACCGATGCTACCAGTCCGTATAGTTACGCCTGGAACAGTGTAGGCAATGGTACTTACAACCTCACTGCGAGAGCTACAGACAATCAAGGTGCTGTTACTACTTCTGCTGTTGTGACCATTACTGTTGGTTCCGGTGGTGGCAACTGTAATGGCATTGCAGCCTGGAGTGCAACGGCCGTATATACCAGCGGCAACCAGGTAGTGTACAATAATAAAGTGTACCAGGCCAAATGGTGGACGCAAGGCAATCAGCCGGATATCAATACCGGTGATGGACTGCCCTGGGCTTATGTGCGTGATTGTTCCGGTGGTACAGGTAATACAGCACCTACAGTTAGTATTACAGCTCCTGCTGCTAATGCTTCCTTTACAGCTCCCGCTTCTATTACTATACAGGCTACAGCGGCTGATGCCGACGGCACCGTAAGCCAGGTGGAATTTTATAATGGCGCCACCTTATTGGGATCCGACGCAACCAGTCCGTACAGCTTTAGCTGGACCAATATAGCGGCAGGTTCTTATACCATTACCGCTAAAGCCACGGACAATGCCGGGGCACAAACGACCTCCACAGCAGTAAGCATCACTGTAACCAGTACCGGCGGTGGCGTGAACTGTACCGGCGTGGCTGCTTATCAGCCTTATCCCAAAATTTACAACAATGGCGACCTGGTGGTATATAACAACGTGTTGTACCAAAGCCAGTCAGACAATTTGTACAACGTAACACCAGGCACAGCCGATTGGTGGTGGAAGCCCATGGGTACCTGTGGTTCGGGGTTAACGGCTTCAAGGTCTGCTGCAACAGGCAAAGCCACTATGGATGAGGTAGCAGATGCCGGTGGTTTCAGCATATCACCCAATCCTGTGCGCAACCAGTTAAACATCCGTACCGGGGAAAGTCTTACCGGCGCTACCATCCGTGTAGTGGATGCCAATGGCCGGCAGGTACTTGCTCCCAGGGCCGCTACTTATAAAGTAGATGTGTCTGCCCTGACGCCGGGAGTTTATACGTTGATCTTTACAAAGAAGGATAAAGTGATCACGAAACAGTTTGTGAAGTAA
- a CDS encoding sensor histidine kinase, whose product MTFLKTIPFFLFLLVAGVSYAQLPDFHVQVLNESNGIQTTDIREIARDKHGYLWLLSQKMVQRFNGQSVQQFRFTEDLVDIAADAAGNVWITSLTGIKKFRNDYVGFEEVATNSQGKKYFGRLLATADSMVWMIAHNGLYRYASSKGMFEYFPLAALNGPRFARRILAASGRVLFFSYNDSLTSFNTVTGKITAIRCKNIRTIMPLNEHQVWVSGGDLSTQEVDLQAGTLTPLQQTQFPASVEARFVLVKNAFPLSGQEYFVSTNQGCFRYSVRTKNFTRTVLFHAGNPLADDNNYFSSYLDAEKTFWMIQEEGIVFFNPFRHSIGWLRSYPAAGKNWNNDIRAITEVRPGNLWLATVKGLTNLDVKNGRVASYLPGNSQETFNSPSVRGLVFDGQKLIVGLTAGGIWLFDPATKQFSRPLYPTGKQGDSLRKKVSTDFINRIITRENGDHLVLAMRAVYIIRKSTYRVEPALFKGAAYNTMGAVEENDGSLWFYSGRGIVHTDAAFKVVAADTAHKAGDPVRCMVLQKDNRLWAGSTGLEEVWMEKGQIKKRRILPQLAEQRIYLLFPDKAGNTWIGAENGLYRYLWQEQRLEWFNVSDHVQNKLFHPGAFYASSNGYVYLGGFNGLNYLIPEKITSAPVALKVIIEKVRINGADSLYYMGQASTLRLPAQQHAVEITFAAPYFKNTQAIQYRYRLKGLDTGWINTGRNNSVRFSALPAGYYSFRVEASLDNKNWYAAVQDFPFHIYPPFWATWWFRLLVIAGIIFIVYTWMQIRIRMVKRKAGIREQISELEVKALRAQMNPHFIFNAMNSIQHFTLQNDTDNANKYISMFSKLLRLVLHHTQHSKISLYNEIELQHLYLALEGLRMGPDFSYCITVDDDIDAEAIMIPGMIIQPFVENAIVHGLAGKKGHKELVIAFTMPSDFYLVCEIRDNGVGREKAQKMKKANHELLHHESKGIRLVKERLDLLSQDPEYRTKVDITDLKEDTGEPCGTRVILEIPAKYL is encoded by the coding sequence TTGACCTTCCTTAAAACCATACCTTTTTTTCTTTTTTTGCTGGTGGCCGGCGTAAGCTATGCCCAGCTACCGGACTTTCATGTCCAGGTGCTGAATGAAAGCAATGGCATTCAAACTACAGACATCCGGGAGATAGCAAGGGATAAGCATGGTTATTTATGGTTATTATCCCAAAAAATGGTGCAGCGGTTTAATGGGCAATCGGTACAACAGTTCCGGTTCACGGAAGACCTCGTGGATATCGCCGCTGATGCTGCTGGTAATGTGTGGATCACTTCCCTCACCGGCATAAAGAAGTTCAGGAACGATTATGTGGGGTTTGAAGAGGTGGCTACGAATAGCCAGGGGAAAAAGTATTTTGGCAGGTTGCTGGCAACAGCCGATAGCATGGTATGGATGATCGCCCACAACGGATTGTACCGGTATGCCTCATCGAAAGGAATGTTTGAGTATTTTCCGTTGGCTGCTTTAAACGGTCCTCGTTTTGCCCGGCGGATCCTGGCCGCATCAGGCCGTGTCCTGTTCTTCTCCTACAATGATTCATTGACCTCGTTCAATACCGTTACGGGTAAAATAACAGCCATCAGGTGTAAGAATATACGTACCATCATGCCGTTGAATGAACACCAGGTTTGGGTGTCGGGTGGAGACCTCAGTACGCAGGAAGTAGATCTGCAGGCCGGCACGCTTACCCCTTTACAACAAACACAATTCCCTGCTTCCGTTGAAGCCCGTTTTGTACTGGTCAAAAATGCGTTTCCCCTTTCGGGGCAGGAATATTTTGTAAGCACCAACCAGGGATGTTTCAGGTACTCCGTCCGCACAAAAAACTTTACAAGGACGGTGCTGTTCCATGCCGGCAATCCATTGGCCGATGACAATAATTATTTTTCCAGTTACCTCGATGCCGAAAAGACTTTCTGGATGATACAGGAAGAGGGGATCGTATTCTTCAATCCCTTCCGTCATTCCATTGGCTGGCTGCGTAGTTATCCGGCCGCCGGGAAAAACTGGAACAACGACATCAGGGCCATCACGGAAGTCAGGCCTGGCAACTTATGGCTGGCAACCGTGAAGGGATTGACCAACCTGGACGTAAAGAACGGCCGGGTGGCCTCGTATTTACCGGGCAACAGCCAGGAGACCTTCAACTCGCCTTCTGTGAGGGGATTGGTATTTGACGGACAAAAACTCATAGTAGGACTTACTGCCGGTGGCATCTGGCTTTTTGACCCGGCAACGAAGCAGTTTTCGCGTCCGCTGTATCCCACAGGAAAGCAGGGCGATAGCCTCCGGAAAAAAGTAAGCACTGATTTTATCAACAGGATCATAACGAGGGAAAACGGCGACCATCTGGTATTGGCCATGCGTGCTGTATATATTATACGTAAGTCAACATACCGGGTAGAGCCCGCCTTATTTAAAGGGGCAGCTTATAATACGATGGGAGCTGTGGAAGAAAATGATGGCTCACTTTGGTTTTATTCAGGCAGGGGTATTGTGCACACAGATGCAGCCTTCAAGGTTGTTGCTGCAGATACTGCTCATAAAGCGGGAGACCCGGTGCGATGTATGGTGCTGCAAAAAGACAACCGGTTGTGGGCGGGCTCCACCGGCCTGGAGGAAGTGTGGATGGAAAAAGGACAGATCAAAAAAAGAAGGATACTTCCGCAACTGGCTGAGCAGCGTATCTATTTGTTGTTCCCGGATAAAGCCGGTAATACCTGGATCGGGGCTGAAAACGGATTATACCGGTATTTGTGGCAGGAACAACGGTTGGAGTGGTTCAATGTTTCCGACCACGTGCAGAATAAACTTTTTCATCCCGGCGCTTTTTACGCTTCTTCCAACGGATATGTTTACCTGGGCGGTTTTAATGGCTTAAATTATTTAATACCCGAAAAAATAACGTCTGCCCCGGTTGCTCTTAAAGTGATCATTGAGAAAGTACGGATCAACGGTGCTGATTCCCTTTACTACATGGGCCAGGCCAGCACCCTTCGTTTGCCAGCTCAACAGCATGCCGTTGAAATAACTTTCGCTGCCCCTTATTTTAAAAACACACAGGCCATTCAGTACCGGTATAGGTTAAAAGGCCTGGATACAGGCTGGATCAATACGGGGCGCAACAACAGCGTTCGCTTTTCCGCACTTCCTGCGGGCTACTACAGCTTCAGGGTAGAGGCTTCCCTCGATAATAAGAACTGGTATGCCGCCGTGCAGGATTTTCCTTTCCATATTTATCCACCCTTCTGGGCAACCTGGTGGTTTAGACTGCTCGTGATAGCAGGGATCATTTTTATCGTGTATACCTGGATGCAAATAAGGATAAGAATGGTGAAACGAAAGGCCGGGATCAGGGAACAGATATCTGAACTGGAAGTAAAAGCGTTGCGGGCGCAAATGAACCCGCATTTTATTTTCAATGCAATGAACAGCATTCAGCACTTTACCTTGCAAAATGACACCGATAATGCCAACAAGTATATTTCGATGTTTTCAAAGCTGCTGCGCCTCGTACTGCACCACACACAGCATTCTAAAATATCACTTTACAATGAAATAGAATTGCAACACCTGTACCTGGCATTGGAGGGCCTCCGCATGGGACCAGATTTCAGTTACTGCATTACGGTAGATGATGACATTGATGCCGAAGCCATCATGATACCAGGTATGATCATCCAGCCTTTTGTTGAAAATGCCATTGTGCATGGCTTGGCGGGTAAAAAAGGACATAAGGAATTGGTCATAGCGTTCACTATGCCATCCGATTTCTACCTGGTCTGTGAGATCAGGGACAATGGAGTGGGCAGGGAGAAAGCCCAAAAAATGAAAAAGGCCAACCATGAACTATTACACCACGAGTCAAAAGGGATCAGGCTGGTAAAAGAAAGGCTCGACCTGCTAAGTCAGGACCCGGAATACCGGACAAAAGTTGACATCACAGATCTTAAAGAGGATACCGGAGAGCCCTGTGGGACCAGGGTGATACTGGAGATCCCTGCCAAATACCTGTAA